The following DNA comes from Musa acuminata AAA Group cultivar baxijiao chromosome BXJ1-4, Cavendish_Baxijiao_AAA, whole genome shotgun sequence.
AAGGAAGACTGTTGGTGAAGAAGAAGCATGATTATCTTTCTTAGGTTTCTTAAGAGAATGAATATATGTGGATTCCAGTAGGTGATCAGAAATCATTCATGACCAAGGATGAGTAGCTTTATGTTGCAGCATGGAAATTCTTCTGTTTTGTATAGGTGTATGCAGGGCAATCTTGCATGCTTGTTACACAATGTGCTGGTGAGGTGCTATCCTCAAGcatgttaatatatttatttcattATCTTGTTGATTGTGCATCTTGGCTGTCTTGGCACATGCATGATTGGACCCAATTTTCTCACTTTTTGCTTGGCAAGTAAAACTCGATGCAGAAAAGGTCTCGATATTAAAACAATAAGACAAGTTTTGACATGGTGTTTTCGAAGGCATCATTGCTTATCAGAAGGTCCATTCGAGATGGACTtttatttgtataaataggagtggAGCTAACATATAAGTGATCTTAATTTGTATTAGAGTTACAAGTTCTAATTGCATAAATAGTTACTATCATCACTACCCTATGACCATTGTAATGAGGAACCTGCCAATTGTTTCAACCTATTTAATTCATTCACTGTTTTCTTGGTAATTCctaaaatatatcttatccaTTTTTCCTTGTTTTCTTATTGCTTATCTTTGTATGCAGGCATGGTATAGAAGAGGAAAGGCTAATGCTTCTCTAAAAGACTACAAACATGCTACACATGATCTAGAAGTAGCTGTAAGTATGGAAGACAATCCATCTAGGAAGAGCCAGATCAAAGGAGAACTTAGTATTGTGTTAAGTGAATCCAGTAGTTCTAATGAGATTGGGATGGTTAGCAATAATGGAGAAGATGAGAAAGTGGATTCCTTAGGTTAGCATATCTTAGTCATTTGCAGTATTTAcgtcttttttttatcttctttatatGAGTATGGTGCTTAACTGAGATGAGATTCTGGCAAGGTAATGATGTTTAGTAGATGTACTTAATGGCTAATCACCAATGACCATCTATTATCGATCCATTTTCCTGGAGTGCTTATTTGACTTGTCCTTGCCTTATTGTTTAACTTGAGAGGATTCTTGTTATCGGAATTCTTGTCATAAAAAATTTCTTGTTATATTGTCCAATCATCAAATGTTGCTATTTCATGCTAGTTCACTTTAGAGTTAATTCAAATTAGAGTTTTatctaattatattattttttaactttcAAGGAGTGATACAGTGTTGGCTTTATGGCAGCTCAGTCAAAAGCTCTGGTACTTCAGTGTGTCTCCTCACCACACAAAGGCAGAGGACTGACATCTGCACATGACATTCCTCCAGCTTCCTTAGTTCACCATGAAGAACCTCTTGCCGCGGTATGACTTTGGATGAATTTACTCAACCTCCTCAGATTATTAGATTCTATTGATTACTTAATTTTTCCATGACCATATCCAGTGAGTTTGTAGATGCTAGAATTCTAATAGTTTTATtcattgtattttctactaaataTCCCATTTGTTGTGATTTGCAGATTTTGCTGAAGTCTTGCCGGGAAACTCATTGCCACTTTTGCTTTGATGAACTCCCAGCAGATATTTTGTTCTGTCCTTCATGTACTATACCAGTTTACTGCTCAAAGAATTGCCAGGAACAGGCTTTTGGGAAACATGATACTTATCTGAGTAAGAAAAATTTGGCCACGGATCTTGAGAAACATGTTATGAATGCTATCTTGGCAAATCCTACAAGAAGTACTGGAGAAGATATATGCAGTAATCACATTCTGGAACATCGACATGAATGTGGAGGTGCACATTGGTCTGCTGTTttaccacctgacatagttttGGCTGCTCGATTGATAGTAACTTCTATAGAAAAATGCAAGGCTTCTGGGACGATCTTTAATCCCTTGGATTATTTGGTGAACGTCTATATTAACATTTCGGATTTTTGCTTTGCTTTGTTTACTCATTTTTAAGGTTAGCTGTAGTCATGAATAATATTGTGTTTTTTCTTGTGTAGGACTTTGTTCACAACTATGCTCAAAATCCTTCAGTTAGCAAGTTGGAGTTGCATGTCTACGCGATTGTCCTGTTGTACTGTTTGCATCAATATTATAATTCAGATTTTCCACTCAATGGGGCTTCTGTAGCTCAGGTACCATGAAATTTATACATTGTTATGGAACTTGATTAAATATTGTTTGTGAAATTTTTGTGATCATTGGTTTGCTCAAGTTAAATGAATTGTTGAATCTGTAAACAAACTGTTCACATGATTAGTGTCaaattcattattttattttatcaataCCTTTTTTGTCAGCATTAAATATAGGAGAAAAACTGAATGATCATCCTTTGTCTGCATTCTCAAATGCAAATCTTGCATTTTTGAGGTAATTGTAGCTTAACATGCCTCATCTCTTCATATGAGAAAGAATCTCTTCTGTTTGTTTAGGAACATAGTCCTGATGCCCTCAGAAACATAGTGCAGTTTTTTTTGCTTGTGAATGTGAACAATCAAGAAAAATATACTAATGCAAGAATAGAATTAggataagattcaagattatTTCTATAGGGCCTCTAGTGCTTGGACTTTAAGGAAAATTCAATTGGGTTCATATACTTCAGTTTCTCTCGATGGCATCCTAAATGTTAACTAAAGTTTCAATCAGGTTCTATCATTAATATCCCTAACCCCTGATGGAAAGCTGACCTCATTACATAATCAGACTTGACTTGCTAACCTAGCACAACGTCAGCAAGCGAAGTTGTTTGATGTGTTCAATATGTTCCAAAAACCAAAGTTTAAGGCATGCTGAGCTTGGCTTACCTCAATATGTTTTACCAGTATGAGCTATTATCTCAATAGAGGAGAATTTGGACCTCTTGATTGCCTTTCAGTTAAGTGTCACCCATCGAGTTATCCCTCTGGATTATGGATTAACTACCAGTATGTGATGTTATCTTGGAGGTCATATAGGAGATTCTGGAACTTTTAAATGTTTTTCAGTTATTTTACTGTTTATACTGTTCTAAAGAGTCGCCAATGCTGCAGTTGATTCTGGTGATCTCCCAAATTAAGGTTAATTCTATGGCagttatccatatgaaatcacatAATCGAGATGAGGCTTTTGGAAAGTGTTCAAAGTTTTTTACTTTCGAAGAGCATATTACACAAGACACCAAGCAGGTACTTTACCTACATAGTCGCTATATTGTTAACATTGTTGTGTTTTAATATGGGTTCACTTACCACAGCACCTGCTGATCCTCTGTTACATTTATTCATAAATGGTCACATATTTATTTACCTGACAACAATAAAAGTTGTTTATGCTTGTAACCATGATTCTGCTATTTGAAGTACATCAGGGCATATATGAAATACATTCTTTTTAATTGTGTATTTACATACCATCATGTGAAGTACTTGTTTCTCTTTGTACTGTTCTTTGTGTGGAAATGGTCTCATTTGTCTTAATGTTTGGCACCATCAGAAGTTTTAAAACATTATATTGATGGATATGAATTCATCTTGGGGAACACCTGAGATTTTTGACATATTAAGTTTGAACTGTTTAACAAGTCCATTTAAAATTAACTCTTAATCTGACACTAACTCTTAGCCTAATGACTGAATAGGACACTTAACAAATTTTAGTGTCATCAATAATTTTGAATCTAGGATAGCATCTTATAGATCTTCTAGACCAACCACTGTATAGTATTTTCAGTTGATGTTTTATTTATCCCAATATATATTTTGTTGGCCATTGAATTAGACATGCTATCCTCTTTGAGATATTAAATGGCTGTTTTGCTCTCCTTGTATTTAAACACATTTTCTTCATTTAATAGGTCAAAGTAGCACAAGCTATATACTCAAGGGGTAGCTTGTTTAATCATTCATGCCAGCCAAATGTTCATGCTTATTTTCTTTCTCGTACACTTTTTGTACGCTCAGTAGAAGTTGTGCCCGCGTGGTGTCCGCTTGAGCTGTCTTATGGTCCGCAGGTAATTTCTCAAAAGGTGTCTTGATTAATATACAGATTACTCATTGTGTGCTGGTGCATGTAACTTATCTATAATATATCAGTATTGGCTCTGAGCGTTTGGCTTTTCTACAGGTAGGAGAGTTGGATCTTCAAGGTAGACAGAAGTTGCTCGAAGAGCAGTACTCATTCCAATGCCGTTGCTCCAGTTGTTCAGAATTGAACTTGTCAGATCTTGTCATGAATTCTTTTCGGTGTGTTCGGCCTTATTGTCTTGGTGCAGTTCTAGAAGCCACACATTACAAAAGGCTTGAAAGCAATTTCTTGCAAGTTTCTAATGCATCTGGCACCTTTAAACTCTCTCTACCAGTATGCCAACCTGAACTTGTCTAATTTATGTCTGGTACAATAAATATGCATTTAGTGTTTGCTAATGTGTTTAGTATGAATTATTCTGGATGAATTCCATTTTATGATTTGAAGCATTTTTCTGCTTGTCAGTTGCTTAGCAGTAAAAAGGACATAAGTGATGTGGCACGGATGTTGCTTCATGAAAGAGGAGCCAATAGTCACATTGCTGCTGGGCATTGCATGAGTTGTGGTTCTTGTTGTGATCTCGAATGCTCAACTGCAGGTTCTAAAAGTTCTCTTGCAAACATCCAAAGGTATTGGCTATTAATCTATTTCTTTGTCTGCCCAAATTCATACAGCTGCAAGATCTAAAGTGCATATACTGACAGGTTGAAGGATTCTTTGGATTCAGATCAAATTCCAGATGCTTTTGTTTCAGAGATGCTGAGTTCTCTCAGTCATTTAAGATCAGTAAGGCATCCGTATAGCAAGATTGTTGCTGAGGTCAGTTTCTTCACAGGATAGTTTACTATTTGTTTTTCAGCACTAGGTAGTCTTCATAATTACTGTAATCAAGGAATTTGCAGAATCTCCCCAATGTTGAAATCGATTattagcagtgatttaaaaagcgctaggcgccaaaaggcgccaaggtccacaaacgcccgaggcgctacgcgctcgcccaggcgctcgcccgagcgaagcgaggcgctaaaatataaaaatatataatataattaataatttcaaataaataaaaattaacaacattaaaatcaaaataatatattattaatctattaacagaaaattaatcatcgaggaagcagcggcgagcggcggcagcagcagcggcgagcggcggcaacagcagcgacgagcgacggcagcggcagcgggaaaggaaaagggagcggaaggcacgagcagcgggagggctcgagggaggcgcgagcagcgggaaggctcgcgggagggctcgcgggaggcgcgagcagcgggagggctcgagggaggcgcgagcagcgggaaggctcgcgggagggctcgcaggaggcgtgagcagcgagagggctcgcgggaggcgcgagcagtgggagggctcgcgggaggcgcgagcagcgggagggctcgagagaggcgcgagcaacgggaaggctcgcgggaggcgcgagcaacgagagggctcgcgggaggcgcgagcagcgacagcggcgagcagcggcagcgggagcaggagcgacgagcagtgagatcgcgatcgggatcggcagcaggttagggttgggggtatatcggtttagttggttcgattgaaccaactaacaaccgaaccaggaccgaaccagacctaaaaatctggttcggtcgcctggtttaacccaggcgctcgcccgaagcgcccgacgcctgggctcgggcgagcgcctaggcggcgcctctttgaagtgaggcgctcgggcctcgcctcgcctcgcccgagcgcctaggcgagcgcccgagcgcctattgaaatcactgattattagcaactccaatctgggTTCTCTTAGTTATGGAGTTTTTTAAGTATGCATAGGTATTACTCCGATGATAATAATCAAGGGACAGAAAACTtaaaattgctaactgaaacagcaGCATGGGTAAATCAATATAAGCAGTTCCTATTAAATGGACTTTGTGCTGACCCAAAAGAACACACTTTATGATGCAGGCTGATGATAATGTGGCTGAGGCGTTTGTTAGGATTGGGGAGCTTAAATTGGCAGTGCAGCACTGTGTTGCTTCGATCGAGGTACCTATCAGAAACAATTATGGTTTCATTATAAATCACAATATCTCTGATGCTATCCGTTGCACTGATCTGAAGATAAATTTGTGTTGTTTTTGTCATTTTACTTCACATACAGCTGAAGCATAGTTAACTAATGTTAATTACTTAATCAGGTCAACTTTGTGAGTTCAACCTTATCTTAGATTTTAGATTCAGTGGTATGGAGTCCAAGCCCTGGAGTCATTTGTGTTTTGTGGAAAGAATCTGGCTTATGCAAAATGGCATGATCTGCATGTCATGCAGACTTAATGCTGCATAATTTGTGACATCACGTTTTGCTACTGGATTTTGGCATCGCAAAAATATATTAGATTCATTAGCTAAATCAGACTGAGGATTATTTGTTTATATAGAAGAAAAAGGTTTGTTTGTTATTGGTTGATGTAGAACCTGTGACTCAGAAGATTAATTTGTTGTCAATTAGACTGAAACTTTACATACAATTCAAAGATTTTTGTACCACTGTTTTCTAAAATATGTTAATCTTATTGTTTTTCTTTGACTGCACTTTGCAGATCCTTGAGAAGCTTTACGGTAGCAATCACATCGTCATGGGACATGAGTTGATGAAGTTAGCCTCAATTCAGCTCTGCACGGGTGATCGGACTGCTACTCTGAGTAGTATTGAACGGGTAGAGTCAATATTTTTACTTTATTATGGATCTCATGTCGATCGGATATTCCCACACCTGAAGGTCCTCAGAACAGAAGCCGAGAGACTTGCTTCTTGAGAAAGCCAAGTGCTGTGCTCACCACAGAATTTGTTTCTCAACCTGGTCAAGTCATCCTTGTCCAAGCACCATATCTGAGGACTCCTCGACGCCATAACCTGTATGCTATTAGCTTAAGGAGGAGAGGAGAGCAGAGTCTCTATGACTTGAGCCTTTTTCTTACACATCAAGCAAGCACTGGTAATGTTGGTTTCCATTGAACTCTTTTTATGAGGGAAATATGTATTTTGTTGAACTTGTTCTGGTACTTTCAATTAATACACTTCTGGTTGGTTTCTTTGTAACTTTACGTGCATATTCATTTAAGCATCTCTTGTAGAGTAAGTGTACAAGAAGAGTTTGATGCTGAAATTGATGGATTATAAGTTAGAACATGAGAACTTCGGAAGCATCAACCTGCCAGGACTTAAACCTTGATAAATTATGCTGAAATTGACGAATTACGTGCCTAGGTCGGAACACTCGATGCTTCAAGATCATACGAGAACTCAAACCTTGGATGCATCAAGCTGCCAAAGCTTGAACAGCTGACTTGGGTTTAGCGTTGTCGCTCAAGCTTCACATCTCAAAAAGATTTGAACGCATTGACGAACAATGGTGGTTTCCTTCTCTTCTATTTGGAGTGTCGGCAACAATCCTCCTCGTCTGTCCGTGCCGACCATTAGCGTGTGTCCATACGGAGAATCGATTCGGCCATTCAGCCTGCGGAGTACGTTCTTTGGTCATCTTTGGTAGATGTCTCAGACATGGGCGAAGGGTTGTCGAGGATCGGATCTTCCTTCTCTGCGCTCTGGAATCTGACCCTGCAAAGTAACTTTTTATCTTGGGAGCTTGAATGGGCATGCTTTAGGTGAAGAATGGAAGGACTTACTTTCGTAGTGGTGCTCTTCTTGGTCaccttccttctccttctcttcccttTGATGGTCGGCGAGAGCTTCTCAGGTGGTGGAGGCGATGAGATGAACAGCGCCACCTGTGCGAATGACACGAATGCCAGGTGGGGTAAGACGTCGAGGTGGTGAAGCGAATGGTTTACGTGGGGTCCCCCAATCGAGTGGCTAATGGTTTTGACTTTGGGCCCCGCTTAGCGTGTGGTGCCCACGTGGAGGCTTCGAGTGCTATCCTGCGCTACCGCTCCCAGCGTCTCGTAGCCGCAGATCCGAACGCCTATATAAAGCCCAACCGACTCAGCGAAGCGCCATTTCCAGTTCCAAACCCACAACGTCTATTACAGTCgcgacgaggacgacgacgagAGCGGCCATCGGAGGGGAAGTCGAAGAAGATCCCCAATGCGAACTCGATTCCTCAACACCGATTACTTCTCCTCCCGATCTCCGATAGAAACCCTAAGGCGCTTCCAGTTCTTCCcccttcctccacctcctcttcccCCTCTCCTTCCCGATCCTTCCCTCG
Coding sequences within:
- the LOC135580812 gene encoding uncharacterized protein LOC135580812 isoform X2 — protein: MERLKSLIPDELKRVIGRSAPENLTMTSSLLLDFLRPLPQFQQVIRELTDPDLALCRKSKEAALDSKQKGNECFMKGDYVEALRFYSHALRHAPANSEMDVNLVATLYVNRASTMHKLGLLQECIRDCNRAISIFPAYVKAWYRRGKANASLKDYKHATHDLEVAVSMEDNPSRKSQIKGELSIVLSESSSSNEIGMVSNNGEDEKVDSLAQSKALVLQCVSSPHKGRGLTSAHDIPPASLVHHEEPLAAILLKSCRETHCHFCFDELPADILFCPSCTIPVYCSKNCQEQAFGKHDTYLSKKNLATDLEKHVMNAILANPTRSTGEDICSNHILEHRHECGGAHWSAVLPPDIVLAARLIVTSIEKCKASGTIFNPLDYLDFVHNYAQNPSVSKLELHVYAIVLLYCLHQYYNSDFPLNGASVAQLILVISQIKVNSMAVIHMKSHNRDEAFGKCSKFFTFEEHITQDTKQVKVAQAIYSRGSLFNHSCQPNVHAYFLSRTLFVRSVEVVPAWCPLELSYGPQVGELDLQGRQKLLEEQYSFQCRCSSCSELNLSDLVMNSFRCVRPYCLGAVLEATHYKRLESNFLQVSNASGTFKLSLPLLSSKKDISDVARMLLHERGANSHIAAGHCMSCGSCCDLECSTAGSKSSLANIQRLKDSLDSDQIPDAFVSEMLSSLSHLRSVRHPYSKIVAEADDNVAEAFVRIGELKLAVQHCVASIEILEKLYGSNHIVMGHELMKLASIQLCTGDRTATLSSIERVESIFLLYYGSHVDRIFPHLKVLRTEAERLAS
- the LOC135580812 gene encoding uncharacterized protein LOC135580812 isoform X1; this translates as MERLKSLIPDELKRVIGRSAPENLTMTSSLLLDFLRPLPQFQQVIRELTDPDLALCRKSKEAALDSKQKGNECFMKGDYVEALRFYSHALRHAPANSEMDVNLVATLYVNRASTMHKLGLLQECIRDCNRAISIFPAYVKAWYRRGKANASLKDYKHATHDLEVAVSMEDNPSRKSQIKGELSIVLSESSSSNEIGMVSNNGEDEKVDSLAQSKALVLQCVSSPHKGRGLTSAHDIPPASLVHHEEPLAAILLKSCRETHCHFCFDELPADILFCPSCTIPVYCSKNCQEQAFGKHDTYLSKKNLATDLEKHVMNAILANPTRSTGEDICSNHILEHRHECGGAHWSAVLPPDIVLAARLIVTSIEKCKASGTIFNPLDYLDFVHNYAQNPSVSKLELHVYAIVLLYCLHQYYNSDFPLNGASVAQLILVISQIKVNSMAVIHMKSHNRDEAFGKCSKFFTFEEHITQDTKQVKVAQAIYSRGSLFNHSCQPNVHAYFLSRTLFVRSVEVVPAWCPLELSYGPQVGELDLQGRQKLLEEQYSFQCRCSSCSELNLSDLVMNSFRCVRPYCLGAVLEATHYKRLESNFLQVSNASGTFKLSLPLLSSKKDISDVARMLLHERGANSHIAAGHCMSCGSCCDLECSTAGSKSSLANIQRLKDSLDSDQIPDAFVSEMLSSLSHLRSVRHPYSKIVAERRAAAAAAASGGNSSDERRQRQRERKRERKARAAGGLEGGASSGKARGRARGRREQREGSREARAAGRLAGGLAGGVSSERARGRREQWEGSREARAAGGLERGASNGKARGRREQREGSREARAATAASSGSGSRSDEQ
- the LOC135580812 gene encoding uncharacterized protein LOC135580812 isoform X3; translation: MERLKSLIPDELKRVIGRSAPENLTMTSSLLLDFLRPLPQFQQVIRELTDPDLALCRKSKEAALDSKQKGNECFMKGDYVEALRFYSHALRHAPANSEMDVNLVATLYVNRASTMHKLGLLQECIRDCNRAISIFPAYVKAWYRRGKANASLKDYKHATHDLEVAVSMEDNPSRKSQIKGELSIVLSESSSSNEIGMVSNNGEDEKVDSLAQSKALVLQCVSSPHKGRGLTSAHDIPPASLVHHEEPLAAILLKSCRETHCHFCFDELPADILFCPSCTIPVYCSKNCQEQAFGKHDTYLSKKNLATDLEKHVMNAILANPTRSTGEDICSNHILEHRHECGGAHWSAVLPPDIVLAARLIVTSIEKCKASGTIFNPLDYLDFVHNYAQNPSVSKLELHVYAIVLLYCLHQYYNSDFPLNGASVAQLILVISQIKVNSMAVIHMKSHNRDEAFGKCSKFFTFEEHITQDTKQVKVAQAIYSRGSLFNHSCQPNVHAYFLSRTLFVRSVEVVPAWCPLELSYGPQVGELDLQGRQKLLEEQYSFQCRCSSCSELNLSDLVMNSFRCVRPYCLGAVLEATHYKRLESNFLQVSNASGTFKLSLPLLSSKKDISDVARMLLHERGANSHIAAGHCMSCGSCCDLECSTAGSKSSLANIQRLKDSLDSDQIPDAFVSEMLSSLSHLRSVRHPYSKIVAEKINHRGSSGERRQQQRRAAATAATSDGSGSGKGKGSGRHEQREGSREARAAGRLAGGLAGGASSGRARGRREQREGSREGSQEA
- the LOC135580812 gene encoding uncharacterized protein LOC135580812 isoform X4; the protein is MERLKSLIPDELKRVIGRSAPENLTMTSSLLLDFLRPLPQFQQVIRELTDPDLALCRKSKEAALDSKQKGNECFMKGDYVEALRFYSHALRHAPANSEMDVNLVATLYVNRASTMHKLGLLQECIRDCNRAISIFPAYVKAWYRRGKANASLKDYKHATHDLEVAVSMEDNPSRKSQIKGELSIVLSESSSSNEIGMVSNNGEDEKVDSLAQSKALVLQCVSSPHKGRGLTSAHDIPPASLVHHEEPLAAILLKSCRETHCHFCFDELPADILFCPSCTIPVYCSKNCQEQAFGKHDTYLSKKNLATDLEKHVMNAILANPTRSTGEDICSNHILEHRHECGGAHWSAVLPPDIVLAARLIVTSIEKCKASGTIFNPLDYLDFVHNYAQNPSVSKLELHVYAIVLLYCLHQYYNSDFPLNGASVAQLILVISQIKVNSMAVIHMKSHNRDEAFGKCSKFFTFEEHITQDTKQVKVAQAIYSRGSLFNHSCQPNVHAYFLSRTLFVRSVEVVPAWCPLELSYGPQVGELDLQGRQKLLEEQYSFQCRCSSCSELNLSDLVMNSFRCVRPYCLGAVLEATHYKRLESNFLQVSNASGTFKLSLPLLSSKKDISDVARMLLHERGANSHIAAGHCMSCGSCCDLECSTAGSKSSLANIQRSNSRCFCFRDAEFSQSFKISKASV
- the LOC135580812 gene encoding uncharacterized protein LOC135580812 isoform X5, producing the protein MEDNPSRKSQIKGELSIVLSESSSSNEIGMVSNNGEDEKVDSLAQSKALVLQCVSSPHKGRGLTSAHDIPPASLVHHEEPLAAILLKSCRETHCHFCFDELPADILFCPSCTIPVYCSKNCQEQAFGKHDTYLSKKNLATDLEKHVMNAILANPTRSTGEDICSNHILEHRHECGGAHWSAVLPPDIVLAARLIVTSIEKCKASGTIFNPLDYLDFVHNYAQNPSVSKLELHVYAIVLLYCLHQYYNSDFPLNGASVAQLILVISQIKVNSMAVIHMKSHNRDEAFGKCSKFFTFEEHITQDTKQVKVAQAIYSRGSLFNHSCQPNVHAYFLSRTLFVRSVEVVPAWCPLELSYGPQVGELDLQGRQKLLEEQYSFQCRCSSCSELNLSDLVMNSFRCVRPYCLGAVLEATHYKRLESNFLQVSNASGTFKLSLPLLSSKKDISDVARMLLHERGANSHIAAGHCMSCGSCCDLECSTAGSKSSLANIQRLKDSLDSDQIPDAFVSEMLSSLSHLRSVRHPYSKIVAERRAAAAAAASGGNSSDERRQRQRERKRERKARAAGGLEGGASSGKARGRARGRREQREGSREARAAGRLAGGLAGGVSSERARGRREQWEGSREARAAGGLERGASNGKARGRREQREGSREARAATAASSGSGSRSDEQ